A window of Chlorobium phaeobacteroides DSM 266 genomic DNA:
CAACAGAGGAATTCGGGATGACCTCCCCCCCTCTGTCATCTCGACCATCGGGAGAGATCTCTCTTCTCTTCCTTAACTTCCCCCCAACTCAGGACTCATTGCTCAGGACGCTTCACTTATATCTTTTCCTTTTCCCCCTGACACTCCGCCGCCATCACGATGAGATCCCTCTCTGCGTTCGGGATGACAACAGGGGAATTCGGGATGACCTCCCCCCCTCTGTCATCTCGACCATCGGTAGAGATCTCTCTTCTCTTCCTTAACTTCCCCCCAACTCAGGACTCATTGCTCAGGACGCTGCACTCATATCCCTTCTTTCCCCCTGACACTCCACCGCCATCACGATGAGATCCCTCTCTGCGTTCGGGATGACCACTCCCCTCTGTCATCTCGACCATCGGGAGAGATCTCTCTTCTCTTCCTTTCCTTTCCCCCAACTCAGGACTCATTGCTCAGCACTCTGCACTCATATCTCTTCTTTCGCCCCCTGACGCTCCACCGCCATCACGATGAGATCCCTCTCTGCGTTCGGGATGACAGGAGAGGGGGATTCGGAATGACAACAGGGGGATTCGGGATGCCACTCCCCCCCTGTCATCTCGACCATCGGTAGAGATCTCTCTTCTCTTCCTTAACTTCCCCCCAACTCAGGACTCATTGCTCAGGACGCTTCACTTATATCTTTTCCTTTTCCCCCTGACACTCCGCCGCCATCACGATGAGATCCCTCTCTGCGTTCGGGATGACGGGGGGGGGGGTAGTTCGGGATGACAGTAAGGAGGCGATTCGGAATGACAGGAGAGGGGGATTCGGAATGACAGGAGAGGGGGATTCGGAATGACAACAGAGGAATTCGGAATGACCTCCCCCCTCTGTCATCTCGACCATCGGGAGAGATCTCTCTTCTCTTCCTTCCCCCAACTCAGGACTCATTGCTCAGGACGCTGCACTCATATCCCTTCTTTCCCCCTGACACTCCACCGCCATCACGATGAGATCCCTCTCTGCGTTCGGGATGACAGTGGGGGGCAATTCGGGATGACAGGAGGGGGGGGGGCAATTCGGGATGACAGTAAGGAGGCGATTCGGGACGAGAAAGAGGGCGCTTCGATCGACAGAGGAAACATCTTCGACGACAGGGCAAGTGCCCGGATCGACACACATTTCTCCCCCCTTAATACGTAACTCGTCGCACGTAACACCTCCCCATCCCCCTCTGCCTCACTCTGCTGAAGTTCAGAAGGTAAATAAAAAAGGCCCGCTGCATCCGGTATTCATGCAGCGGGCCTTTCGAAAAAGATGTGACATCCAACCTCAAAAACTCAAGGCAAGCTCAGTTTGCAAAGGTTATATTGAGGTTTCCGGAAACAAAGTCGGCCCCCTCCGTTTTTCTTCCAACGAGAACATTGGGCAAAATAATGCTTTTACGGAAATTGTTGATGTCAATCAGTAATTCATCTCCCTTGATATTGACATTCAGCTTTGTCACCTCTACATTAGGCAGATAGAGGCTCAGAACGTATTTGCCGTTTATTTTCTCAAGCGTCTGGGTCTTTTCATTGCTGTAAAGCACCGCTGAAGGATTCTGATCAGCAAAAATCTCCTGACTCAGTTCATAAAGCCTGTCCGGGGTGATAACCTCAGCCGTGGACTGTTTTGCCCTGAAAATCGGAACAGGGAAAAAACAGTTTTCAATAACCTTCAGATACTTGGCCTGCAGGTCAATAAGGCATTGCAGATACTGGTCTGATGAGCTTTCAGGAAGAACCTTGTTGACTATGGCGGCATCGAGCTTGTAACCGAAAAGATTCAGATAGGTCTGAACTCGAAGAGCTTCCTTGATCACCATGTTCTCAGGGTTGAGGACAACTCTGAACGTGGTGATGTTTTTGTCCTGCAGCATGGTGTGCAGCTCTTTCATATGCTCGTTCACCTCAGGCATCAACTTGAAAATATTCTTTTTAGGCATGAATTTCGACAGCAGCGGCGCAGCAAAGCCAATGGCTTTAGAGTGCCATCCACCGATTTTCTCGGAATACCATCCATAGGATTCCGGCATGCCAAGCAGGCGCATGGTTTCACCTGTCGGAGCTGCGTCAACAACCACAACATCATAATTTCCGGACTTGGCAGCTTTCCATATATATCGGAGACTGATCATCTCTTCCATGCCCGGCATAATGGCAAGTTCTTCAGCAACGACCTCATTTGCGCCGTCATGCATGAGAATGGAGGAAAAATAGGAATAAAGCTCAGACCAGTTCTCCCTGATTTCTGTCAGAACATTGACCTCCATCGCAAACAGATTTTGTTCTACTTCAAGAGGAGTCGGGCTTAATTCCACACCCAAAGCGTCAGCAAGACTGTGGGCTACATCCGTACTCATAATAAGCACCCGTTCTCCGCGGCGGGCAATTGCAGTTGCTGTTGAAGCCGAGACGGTAGTTTTTCCAACTCCGCCCTTACCCAGGTAAAGAATAATTCTCATGTTGTTTAAAAAAACTATTGTGTGGACTTGATCTTTATTGTGCGTTTATGAGATTGATCATCCGGATTGGATTCACCGGACTGGATTGATTCTGAAGAACCAGATGTAATTACCTCCCGTATCGAAGATTCGGTATCTGCAGGAGATGCCGACGACATCACGTCAGGTTCAAGAACAACTTTAGGCAAATCCCCGTCGTCAGAATCCGCAACTGCCTCAAGGGCATCAACAAGTATATCCCCTGATATTGAAATTTTCTCGTCATCACTTTCGGTAATTACCGATATCTTTTTTCTTCTGACCTCTATCTCATCGGAAGTATGAATCGGATCGTCAAAAAAAAGCGTGTTTTTCAAAACAGGTTCATCCGCGGTAACAGAATGAGTCGCATCCTCATCGGCAACGATCCTTATTTTTTTTCGCTGTATCTCCCGAACATCAACATCCTTCACAGGATTCTCATGCGAAAGGTTTTCAGGCAGTTTGTCCATAACCATCATATCTCTTACAAGAATAGGCATATCGGCAGCATCAGCTTTGATGCTGATTTTTTTTCGCCTGATTTCAGGCTCGGAATCATCATCAAAAGCACCTTGCGCTGTACTATCCTTTCTCGGTACAGGCTTGCTTTCCTCATTCGGTCTGCTCCTGAAACTTGGCGTGGAAAATGGATCCGGCACCACAGAATCATCCTTGATTCTGATCTTTTTACGGCGGATCGTACTGCTATCGTCTCCATCTTCATCAAAAGAAGCTGCATTACGACGTCTCGAACTGCCATCGGCGCCCTCCTGACGATTTTCTCTCAATGACTGTTTCTGCTGTGACTTTCGTCCTCCCCCTCCAAAATTCGTAGTCAATTTCAGAATTTTGCTGATGGATCCAAGAACGCCATCGTTCCTCACCGCAGTAGTAAGCGCACTCATCACAAACTTTTCTGCTTGCGGATTACCTGCGATATTTGAAACAAGTTCATTCAAAGCGGTAAGTACCGTCGCCATATCACCAGGAACGTGCTGCAAATCCTTCATCACCTGATCGCGAAGCTTGAACGGCGCATCGCCTACCATATCCTTGATAGATGATGCTATCCTTTTAAGAGCAGCCGGATCAGTCGGAAGCATATTCTCAAGCCCTCCCATCGAGTCTGCGACAGGGTTTCCAGCAGGACCTGACGCAGAAGGCCTGCGACCGGAAGCACCGGTAGAAGAGGAATAATCCTGTGAAGTTGACTGCTGACCTTCCGTGTCATACCCGATTGAGGCCTTGTACTGTTCGAGCAAATCCTGCCCGTAACCAATATTGCTATCCTGACGGGCCGAAATCGGAGGCTGGTTCATAACAATAGTCAGAGGCTGAGGAGGGCATACCGAGCGACTCTGCTGATGAATACGAGCAGCAATGTCATCAGGAATCTCCTTGCGATAATTCACGCCAAGAGCATCCTCTATTGTGGTTTCTATAATCGTGTGCAATCTTGTAATGAGTTCAGCCTCCCGAATTTCGACCATGTCGAAAATAACATAAACAGGCTCTTTCTCGTCACGCTTTATCTTGAGATTGAGCGTTGCAAAATCACTGTCCTTGTTCCTGCTGTTGACTGAAACAGTCCCGAGATTGAACCGATCGAGATAATCCTTGTTTGCTCCCCTCGCCCAGAGATAAACCGCCTTATCGGTGAAAACCAGATAATCCTGAAAAACAATATTGCCTACGCGCTCCTGATGAGATTCGTAAAAAACCCCATCAAAAAAAGCTATAGGATTTTCACCGGCATTCATGAGGTTTTTCTTAAAAAACTCATTGACATCGCTCAGCTCTGTCTGCCCGGAAACATATAAAGAAATAGTGGCCATTACCCGTATGCGATCTCGTTACACTTATTACCAATTAAACTTTAAATCTAATAAAATATGCGAAGAAAGTGAAACTCCACCGCAAACTGATTCTTGCTGATGCCAAAAGAGATCACAGAGTTTCTCCCTACAAGGGGAACAAAAAACGATCCGCCCTGCATATAGCGGAAAAAAAAGAAAATAACATGCCCGTGCAGAAAAAAGGGGAAACAAAAAAGGCAGTGAAAGCCTGAGCTTTACACTGCCTTGTTAACCACAGTATCAAGAATCTGCTTATTTTGCAAACTTTGATTCAACTGCTTTGGATGGAACAGCATAACCTGAAACTTCAGGTGATGATCCACGAAGACTTCCGCCGCCGCCACCCATGTTGCCATAAGCATTCTGGTTGATTCTCATAACACCCTTACCCAGAGAATCAAACAGCATCCCAACTGTTGCCCAGTGCCCCTCAACCATAACCTCAAAAATACGTCCTGAGGCTGCAAGGATATCGGTAAAAACGCCACCACCACTCATAATTCCTCCTTTTGGAATTTACATTATTGGAAAGTACCCTGAATTGCGAATAGAACTTTAACCTAATATAAAGCAATAAACAAAAAAACACAAATAAAGAACGAACAAATAACCCGTTCATCGCGGGTCAATTATTTTTTTACCGTTGTTTTCTGAAAAGAGCCGGCAATGTTCCTGACAGCTTCTGAAGCGCTGACTCCTGCATCACCAATAGCCCTGGCAGCGTTATCGGTAACGTTATCAACGTTTTTGACTGCATCGCTGTACAGTTCGCCTGCAGAACGGGAGACATCTTTCACCGTAATGGCTACTCTGTCGATTGTTTCACCAACAACTCCTCCGGTACGCCCAAGCATGGCACCAATACCTGTTGCATCGATCAACGAGCCAACAGTACCCGCAACTGTTTCAACAACACTGCCTGCAAGCTCAAGTCCTCCGACAACTGCTCCCTGACCGGTCATAAGAACGCTCTCCGCAAGAAAAGTGAGGCGATCGGTAAAATCGAGTTCCTTAAAATCCTTGCGAAGTTTCTGATACGATTCTGACATGATTATCTCCAGTTGATTGAGGCGGCATAATGCGCACCCCCATTGTTTTTATTTTTCCAAAGTTTAAACCTTGAACAAAATTAATAAAAAAACACCCCTAAACAAAAAACCTTGTGGTAGTTCATCTAACTTAATCGGCCTCTCCCTGCCGCTGCCGCTGGTGCTTTCCCTGATGGTTAAGGTCAAAGGGAATATGCAGCCATTTATCCTTAAAAACGGCATCGCCGGGCTCAAGTCCGGTCAAACTTATGGGAAGCGTGATGATCTTTCTCTGATTACCGATCTGTACATAGAGTTCATCGCCTGTGACCCAGACATCAATATCGACAGGATTGGCAAACATAAGCTTCAGTTGTACCTCATACACATCCCCGTTTCTTACAAACTTGATCGGAGGTTCGTCGTACATAAGATCAGAAGGATCGGAATCGCCATACATGTCTTTTGCAAAAAGCTCGAGCGCATCAAGGCCGACGATTTCCTGTTCATACATCCTGAGTTTTTTAACCGGAAGCGGAGAAAAACCCTCTTCAATCTCGCCAAGGTATTTCTGCTGAATGCCTTTCCATTTCTCCAGATACCCGCTGTCCTCTTTTGTATCAAGCAACCTGTTGACGAGTACCATATCCACCTTGAAGCCGTAAAGGTTAAGGTAAGTAAGTGCACGCATGGTTTCCTTGATCGACATCTTCTCGGCATTCATGACAAGACGTACGGTAGATTTGACATTATCGGTCAGAATCTCCCGAATATCTTCAAGCTCATCGAACACCTGATCAACAGACTCAACAGCATCTTCAGGCGGAATATAGAAGGCAATTCTGTCAGACATTTTTGACAGTGGCTTGCTGAGCGGTCTGACAATATATTTGTTGATATTTTTTACCGCCTTCATTCCCCATGCAAGGGTATCGGGAAGGGAAAGCAACCTGAGCGTTTCACCGGTCGGCGCAGTATCGAGCACAAGGACATCATAAAGTCCGGCGGTTTTATATCGTTTGATTCTGAGGAGGGAAAAAAGCTCTTCCATACCGGGAAGAATGGTCATCTCATCGGCCATAACCCCTGAAACCCCCTGGGCCATAAAAATTCTTGTATAGTATTTCTGCACTGACTGCCAGTTCTGCTTCAAATCAACATAGGGATTGACCTCAATTGCGTGCAGGTTCTCCTTGATTTTGGTTGGTTCAGCACCAAGCGGAAGGTTGAATGAATCCGATAAACTGTGCGCGGGATCAGTTGAAAGCACAAGAGTACGATACCCCAACTGGGATAAACGAACAGCTGTTGCAGCCGACACACTGGTTTTTCCTACTCCGCCTTTACCTGTAAAAGTTAAAATACGCATGAACCGGACATTGGATTTTGATGATGCAAAGCAAAAAGCAAAAGATATAACTCTCTTACGACTCTTACAAAAGATTCTGACAATACAACACCTCAGAGACGGTCAAAAAACGTCAGCCTGTTCTTTTCGTCAAGAGCTCCATTGAGCATAAGCGAATCAACGAAAACCCTCTCTTGTTTGCATAAGAAGTTCCTCATGCTTTATTACCTTACAGCAAAAGAGAACTGCTCAACCACGGACAAACCGTTTCTATTAACAACTGCAGCCAACATGCAAAAAAAATCATCTATCGTTGATATCACGGCAACCGTTACGGCAACAAATCCGATAAGCAGTGACGTTACCGTCATTACTCTTCACTGCCCTGAAATCGCCGAACGAGCAATACCGGGAAACTTTGTCAATATTAAAGTTAACGATTCAACTCAGCCGCTGCTCCGACGTCCGTTTTCCATACACCGGGTTCAAGGCGAAACAATCGCGATCATGGCAAAATCCATAGGCCGGGGCACAGCTATCCTCTGCAACTCCCTTCCCGGCTCAACCATGCAAGTGCTTGGCCCGCTCGGCAACGGATTTACGCCTCCCGACTCTTCCTTTGCCACCGCACTGCTCGTATCCGGAGGCATAGGCACAGCTCCCATGTTTTTTCTTGAAAAAACACTTGCAGCCAGCGGTAAAAATGTCATCCATATCATCGGCGGACGATCATCCGGCGACCTCCTTCTCCATAACCTCTCGAACTGCCGCACCGCAACCGACGACGGCTCGACTGGATTCCTGGGAACGGCCGTGGATCTTCTTCGGCACGACCTGCCTGAACTGCGTCAAAATGGCCCGCTCAAAGTTTTCTCATGCGGACCGAACGCAATGCTCAGGGCCCTTGCGAAGTTCTGCCGTGAACAGAATATTCCCTGCGAAGTATCGCTTGAATCTGTTATGGGATGCGGGATCGGCATCTGTTATGGCTGCAGCATTGAGGTCAATGCGCCCGACGGCGGCACCGAAACCATTCTGCTCTGCCGTGAAGGAGCGGTCATCAATGCAGAGCGGCTTGTTTTATAACTCTACTTTTATTCTTATCATCGAAAAAAGAACAGCTCTCAGTATCCAATATTTTTACTTTTCTATACTAACGCTAATCCGGGAACAGATACTATGGCAAAAGGACTCAACAAGGTCATGCTGATAGGCCACCTCGGCGGCGACCCTGAAAGCAGAAACACGGCATCGGGACAAACCGTCACCAACTTCACACTCGCAACAACAGAAAGCTTCAAGGACGCGACAGGAACATGGC
This region includes:
- a CDS encoding ArsA family ATPase, yielding MRIILYLGKGGVGKTTVSASTATAIARRGERVLIMSTDVAHSLADALGVELSPTPLEVEQNLFAMEVNVLTEIRENWSELYSYFSSILMHDGANEVVAEELAIMPGMEEMISLRYIWKAAKSGNYDVVVVDAAPTGETMRLLGMPESYGWYSEKIGGWHSKAIGFAAPLLSKFMPKKNIFKLMPEVNEHMKELHTMLQDKNITTFRVVLNPENMVIKEALRVQTYLNLFGYKLDAAIVNKVLPESSSDQYLQCLIDLQAKYLKVIENCFFPVPIFRAKQSTAEVITPDRLYELSQEIFADQNPSAVLYSNEKTQTLEKINGKYVLSLYLPNVEVTKLNVNIKGDELLIDINNFRKSIILPNVLVGRKTEGADFVSGNLNITFAN
- a CDS encoding bacteriochlorophyll c-binding family protein, translated to MSGGGVFTDILAASGRIFEVMVEGHWATVGMLFDSLGKGVMRINQNAYGNMGGGGGSLRGSSPEVSGYAVPSKAVESKFAK
- a CDS encoding chlorosome protein C — translated: MSESYQKLRKDFKELDFTDRLTFLAESVLMTGQGAVVGGLELAGSVVETVAGTVGSLIDATGIGAMLGRTGGVVGETIDRVAITVKDVSRSAGELYSDAVKNVDNVTDNAARAIGDAGVSASEAVRNIAGSFQKTTVKK
- a CDS encoding TRC40/GET3/ArsA family transport-energizing ATPase yields the protein MRILTFTGKGGVGKTSVSAATAVRLSQLGYRTLVLSTDPAHSLSDSFNLPLGAEPTKIKENLHAIEVNPYVDLKQNWQSVQKYYTRIFMAQGVSGVMADEMTILPGMEELFSLLRIKRYKTAGLYDVLVLDTAPTGETLRLLSLPDTLAWGMKAVKNINKYIVRPLSKPLSKMSDRIAFYIPPEDAVESVDQVFDELEDIREILTDNVKSTVRLVMNAEKMSIKETMRALTYLNLYGFKVDMVLVNRLLDTKEDSGYLEKWKGIQQKYLGEIEEGFSPLPVKKLRMYEQEIVGLDALELFAKDMYGDSDPSDLMYDEPPIKFVRNGDVYEVQLKLMFANPVDIDVWVTGDELYVQIGNQRKIITLPISLTGLEPGDAVFKDKWLHIPFDLNHQGKHQRQRQGEAD
- a CDS encoding dihydroorotate dehydrogenase electron transfer subunit, which gives rise to MQKKSSIVDITATVTATNPISSDVTVITLHCPEIAERAIPGNFVNIKVNDSTQPLLRRPFSIHRVQGETIAIMAKSIGRGTAILCNSLPGSTMQVLGPLGNGFTPPDSSFATALLVSGGIGTAPMFFLEKTLAASGKNVIHIIGGRSSGDLLLHNLSNCRTATDDGSTGFLGTAVDLLRHDLPELRQNGPLKVFSCGPNAMLRALAKFCREQNIPCEVSLESVMGCGIGICYGCSIEVNAPDGGTETILLCREGAVINAERLVL